A single region of the Solwaraspora sp. WMMD791 genome encodes:
- the purE gene encoding 5-(carboxyamino)imidazole ribonucleotide mutase: MIGVIMGSDSDWPTMRAATEALDEFDVAYEVRVVSAHRTPRGMLDYAGSAADRGLQVIIAGAGGAAHLPGMVASMTPLPVIGVPVPLKHLDGMDSLLSIVQMPAGVPVATVSIGGARNAGLLAVRILAAADPVLRARMAAYQQELVELVAAKDAALRASRTPTPTPT, encoded by the coding sequence ATGATCGGCGTCATCATGGGGAGCGACTCGGACTGGCCGACGATGCGCGCGGCCACCGAGGCGCTCGACGAGTTCGACGTCGCCTACGAGGTGCGGGTCGTCTCGGCGCACCGCACGCCACGCGGCATGCTCGACTACGCCGGCTCCGCCGCCGACCGTGGCCTGCAGGTGATCATCGCGGGGGCCGGCGGGGCCGCGCACCTGCCCGGCATGGTCGCCTCGATGACCCCGCTGCCGGTGATCGGGGTGCCGGTGCCGTTGAAGCACCTGGACGGGATGGACTCGCTGCTGTCGATCGTGCAGATGCCGGCCGGCGTACCGGTGGCGACGGTCTCCATCGGCGGGGCCCGCAACGCGGGCCTGCTGGCCGTCCGGATCCTCGCGGCGGCCGACCCGGTGCTGCGCGCCCGGATGGCCGCCTACCAGCAGGAGCTGGTCGAGCTGGTCGCCGCCAAGGACGCCGCGCTGCGCGCCTCCCGTACCCCCACCCCCACCCCCACCTGA
- a CDS encoding 5-(carboxyamino)imidazole ribonucleotide synthase, producing the protein MDTRTGLPIVGMVGGGQLARMTHQAAIALGQSLRVLARTPEDGAALVAADVQYGEHTDLAALRTFAKSCDVVTFDHEHVPGEHIRALAAEGVRLHPGADALRYAQDKALMRQRLTDLGAPVPRWRRVATVDELAAFGAQVGWPVVVKTARGGYDGRGVWVIDGPAGLAAAGLDPADRPELELIAEERVALRRELAVQVARSPFGQIAVYPVVETVQRDGICVEVLAPAPDLPQRLAVAAQQLAIDLATALDVVGLLAVELFEVDGELVVNELAMRPHNSGHWTIEGARTSQFEQHLRAVLDYPMGETALTAPAVVMANVLGGADGGIGIDERLHHLFATDPGAKVHLYGKQVRPGRKIGHVTVLGAELSDVRGRAARAARWLQEGR; encoded by the coding sequence ATGGATACCCGTACCGGTCTGCCCATCGTCGGCATGGTGGGCGGCGGGCAGCTCGCCCGGATGACCCACCAGGCCGCCATCGCCCTCGGCCAGTCGCTGCGCGTGCTCGCCCGGACGCCGGAGGACGGTGCCGCGCTGGTCGCCGCCGACGTGCAGTACGGCGAGCACACCGACCTGGCCGCGCTGCGTACCTTCGCGAAGAGCTGCGACGTGGTCACCTTCGATCACGAGCACGTGCCCGGGGAGCACATCCGGGCGCTGGCCGCCGAGGGCGTGCGGCTGCACCCGGGGGCGGACGCGTTGCGCTACGCCCAGGACAAGGCGCTGATGCGCCAGCGGCTGACCGACCTGGGTGCCCCGGTGCCCCGGTGGCGCCGCGTCGCCACGGTCGACGAGCTGGCCGCGTTCGGCGCGCAGGTCGGCTGGCCGGTGGTGGTCAAGACCGCACGTGGCGGCTACGACGGTCGCGGCGTCTGGGTGATCGACGGCCCGGCCGGGCTGGCCGCCGCCGGGCTGGACCCGGCCGACCGGCCCGAGCTGGAGCTGATCGCCGAGGAACGGGTGGCGCTGCGTCGGGAGCTGGCGGTGCAGGTCGCCCGCTCGCCGTTCGGGCAGATCGCGGTCTACCCGGTGGTGGAGACCGTGCAGCGCGACGGCATCTGCGTCGAGGTGCTGGCCCCCGCGCCGGATCTGCCGCAGCGGCTCGCGGTGGCGGCCCAGCAGCTGGCCATCGACCTGGCGACCGCGTTGGACGTGGTGGGGCTGCTCGCGGTCGAGCTGTTCGAGGTCGATGGCGAGCTGGTCGTCAACGAGCTGGCGATGCGGCCGCACAACTCCGGGCACTGGACGATCGAGGGTGCCCGGACCTCGCAGTTCGAGCAGCACCTGCGAGCCGTGCTGGACTACCCGATGGGGGAGACCGCACTGACCGCGCCCGCCGTGGTGATGGCGAACGTGCTGGGCGGTGCCGACGGCGGCATCGGCATCGACGAACGGCTGCACCACCTGTTCGCCACCGACCCCGGCGCCAAGGTCCACCTGTACGGCAAACAGGTCCGGCCCGGCCGCAAGATCGGCCACGTCACGGTCCTGGGTGCCGAGCTGTCCGACGTACGGGGCCGGGCGGCCCGCGCCGCCCGCTGGCTGCAGGAGGGTCGATGA
- a CDS encoding thioredoxin domain-containing protein, with the protein MNRLGEATSPYLQQHADNPVDWWPWCPEAFDEARRRDVPVLISVGYAACHWCHVMAHESFADVAVGQLINDNFVAVKVDREERPDVDAVYMAATQAMTGQGGWPMTVFAAPDGTPFFCGTYFPRPNFVRLLQSVTAAWRDQRDAVRRQGTAVLTAIGGAQAVGGPTTPLTADLLDAAARTLHEEYDATHGGFGGAPKFPPHLAMLFLLRHHQRTGDADSLETARHTAEAMARGGIYDQLAGGFARYAVDATWTVPHFEKMLYDNALLLRVYTQLWRLTGDRLAARVARETVRFLAEALAVPGGGFASALDADTDGVEGATYVWTPQQLTEVLGEADGQWAADLYGVTADGTFEHGSSVLRLARDIDDVPLEPVDRIRSALRRARAGRPQPARDDKVVAAWNGLAVTALAEFAVTADALGGDGADSGGTADPDVELAAELATATAAYLARTHLVDGRLRRVSRDGLVGAPAGVLEDYGCVAEAFCAVHQLRGEGRWLDLAGELLDVALTRFSADNGGFYDTADDAERLVTRPADPTDNATPSGLSATAAALTTYAALRGAPQYRAAAEAALATVAPVVARHARFTGYAAAVGEALLAGPYEIAVVTGDPAGDPLLRAARRHAPPGAVVVAGSTDQPGVPLLADRPAVGGVSTAYVCRGFVCDRPVTSADDLTAQLR; encoded by the coding sequence GTGAACCGGCTTGGCGAGGCGACCAGCCCGTACCTGCAACAGCATGCCGACAACCCGGTCGACTGGTGGCCGTGGTGCCCGGAGGCGTTCGACGAGGCCCGCCGTAGGGACGTGCCGGTGCTGATCTCGGTCGGCTACGCCGCCTGCCACTGGTGCCACGTGATGGCGCACGAGTCGTTCGCCGACGTCGCCGTCGGGCAGCTGATCAACGACAACTTCGTCGCGGTCAAGGTGGACCGTGAGGAGCGTCCCGACGTCGACGCGGTCTACATGGCGGCCACCCAGGCGATGACCGGGCAGGGCGGCTGGCCGATGACGGTGTTCGCCGCCCCGGACGGCACCCCGTTCTTCTGTGGCACCTACTTCCCCCGGCCGAACTTCGTCCGGCTGCTGCAGTCGGTCACCGCCGCCTGGCGTGACCAGCGCGACGCCGTACGGCGTCAGGGCACCGCCGTGCTCACCGCGATCGGTGGCGCGCAGGCCGTCGGCGGCCCGACCACCCCGCTCACCGCCGACCTGCTGGACGCCGCCGCGCGCACGCTGCACGAGGAGTACGACGCGACCCACGGCGGCTTCGGCGGCGCGCCCAAGTTTCCGCCACATCTCGCGATGCTGTTCCTGCTGCGCCACCACCAGCGCACCGGCGACGCCGACAGCCTGGAGACCGCCCGGCACACCGCCGAGGCGATGGCCCGGGGCGGCATCTACGACCAGCTCGCCGGCGGCTTCGCCCGCTACGCGGTGGACGCCACCTGGACCGTGCCGCACTTCGAGAAGATGCTCTACGACAATGCGCTGCTGCTGCGGGTCTACACCCAGCTGTGGCGGCTCACCGGGGACCGGCTGGCCGCCCGGGTCGCCCGGGAGACGGTCCGGTTCCTCGCCGAGGCGCTCGCCGTACCCGGCGGTGGGTTCGCTTCGGCGCTGGACGCCGACACCGACGGCGTCGAGGGTGCGACGTACGTGTGGACCCCGCAGCAGCTGACCGAGGTCCTCGGCGAGGCGGACGGCCAGTGGGCGGCGGATCTGTACGGCGTGACGGCCGACGGCACCTTCGAGCACGGCAGCAGCGTGCTGCGACTGGCCAGGGACATCGACGACGTGCCGCTGGAGCCGGTGGACCGGATCCGGTCGGCGCTACGTCGGGCCCGCGCCGGCCGGCCGCAGCCGGCCCGCGACGACAAGGTGGTGGCCGCCTGGAACGGCCTGGCCGTCACCGCCCTGGCCGAGTTCGCCGTCACCGCCGACGCCCTCGGCGGTGACGGTGCCGACAGCGGCGGCACCGCTGATCCCGACGTCGAGCTGGCCGCCGAGTTGGCGACGGCCACCGCGGCGTACCTGGCCCGGACCCACCTGGTCGACGGCCGGCTGCGGCGGGTCTCCCGCGACGGCCTGGTCGGCGCCCCGGCCGGCGTACTGGAGGACTACGGTTGCGTCGCCGAGGCGTTCTGCGCGGTGCACCAGCTGCGCGGCGAGGGCCGCTGGCTCGACCTCGCCGGCGAGCTGCTCGACGTGGCGTTGACCCGGTTCTCCGCCGACAACGGCGGCTTCTACGACACCGCCGACGACGCCGAACGTCTCGTCACCCGGCCGGCCGACCCGACCGACAACGCCACCCCGTCCGGGCTGAGCGCGACCGCCGCCGCCCTCACCACGTACGCCGCGCTGCGCGGTGCCCCGCAGTACCGGGCTGCCGCCGAGGCCGCCCTGGCCACCGTCGCGCCGGTGGTGGCCCGGCACGCCCGGTTCACCGGGTACGCGGCGGCGGTCGGCGAGGCGCTGCTCGCCGGCCCGTACGAGATCGCCGTGGTCACCGGCGACCCGGCCGGCGACCCGCTGCTGCGGGCGGCCCGCCGGCACGCGCCACCCGGCGCGGTGGTGGTCGCCGGGTCGACCGACCAGCCGGGGGTGCCGTTGCTGGCGGACCGGCCCGCCGTCGGCGGCGTGTCCACCGCGTACGTCTGCCGGGGTTTCGTCTGCGACCGGCCGGTCACCTCGGCCGACGACCTGACCGCCCAGCTGCGCTAG
- a CDS encoding HAD-IA family hydrolase has protein sequence MTTHPGTAPDSWLVFDYGKVISLPQAPDAVAAMAAVAGLPAATFERRYWQYRDAYDGGCPAGRYWSQVVGRPLDDDDPLVVELDRADVASWSRLNPDTVEFVADCAAAGHGLALLSNAPASLAVAIEAAPWAQAFHHLLFSCRIALTKPDPAIFQVLLRQLAAPAGQVTFVDDRPENVAAAAAAGLTALCYPQLPAPGRVTD, from the coding sequence GTGACCACCCACCCGGGCACGGCCCCCGACAGCTGGCTGGTGTTCGACTACGGCAAGGTGATCTCGTTGCCGCAGGCGCCGGACGCGGTGGCCGCCATGGCCGCCGTCGCCGGGTTGCCGGCGGCCACCTTCGAGCGACGGTACTGGCAGTACCGGGACGCCTACGACGGGGGCTGTCCGGCCGGCCGGTACTGGAGCCAGGTCGTCGGCCGGCCGCTGGACGACGACGACCCGTTGGTGGTCGAGCTGGACCGGGCCGACGTGGCCAGCTGGTCACGGCTCAATCCGGACACGGTCGAGTTCGTCGCCGATTGCGCCGCCGCCGGCCACGGTCTCGCGTTGCTGTCCAACGCCCCGGCGTCGCTGGCGGTCGCGATCGAGGCGGCACCCTGGGCGCAGGCGTTCCACCACCTGCTGTTCAGCTGCCGCATCGCCCTGACCAAACCGGACCCGGCGATCTTTCAGGTCCTGCTGCGCCAGCTGGCCGCTCCGGCCGGGCAGGTCACCTTCGTCGACGACCGACCGGAGAACGTCGCGGCCGCAGCGGCCGCCGGCCTCACCGCGCTGTGCTATCCACAGCTGCCGGCACCGGGCCGGGTCACTGACTAA
- a CDS encoding GGDEF domain-containing phosphodiesterase: protein MTPDRPAGQWQLAVFTATLLFGALATAAIGLVTNDDPGGTAWPAPARFAVVVLLLGVAQLARLRFRIGTGTVSFTWGEAALIVGLYLVPAGWLPVATAVGVSAAWTLLSMFAEPRTVPEIARVTASLTVAVAAAGLLTRVVSDPYGQPLTPPLAGALALGAVTYLLVTAGLAAVTIALRHGRPFGATLLHALRNKVLMFVGNVLVGLGTVTVLDHDPRWLLLLPPVLWLLQQTYGHWLRVEDERRAWQEFAQATHALNQLDEPSVAGAGVVGGLALFGAERVEVDVRRADGRLWRYVGDDSGQLHGAQAPAEARTAAVRVPGHDAGSAPYADVEPNDRVLVHPLTVGATTVGVLRVHLPVGALPGARDRNALSAFGHALAAALHDATTHRELASLSARAAHESTHDPVTGLLNRSALLTGGDAALQELGNDHQVALLMLDIKGFKEVNDTLGNAAGDELLQAAARRLRARTGSGELLGRLGNDEFAVLLTSLAPPSGATGDRSSPTGTAMRRAREMITALAEPTEVAGVRMSVESALGVVVAGAGTADMNELLRRANIAMSQAKEIGGSVAGYDSAKDAASTDQLALLAELRAALDTDDQLELALQPAVDLATGAPTGVEALIRWRHPRRGRLTPVDFVRAVEGSELLAPFTRYVVDRALSVAAQWAAQDIDVPISVNISARSLLDPQLPAEIGELLRRHQVPARRLVLEITETVVMSELEIIDEVLGTLREMGVQLAVDDFGTGFSSLAFLTRVPVDELKVDRSFVMNMIDSPADAAIVRHTVHLGRDMGLRVVAEGVETADQRATLAALGCAAAQGYHFFKPMPADKIVTVLRSLLDSAQAQIYPLRADGAS, encoded by the coding sequence ATGACGCCCGACCGGCCCGCTGGGCAGTGGCAGTTGGCGGTCTTCACCGCCACGCTCCTGTTCGGTGCGCTGGCCACCGCCGCGATCGGCCTGGTCACCAACGACGACCCCGGCGGTACGGCGTGGCCCGCCCCGGCGCGGTTCGCCGTCGTCGTCCTGCTGCTCGGGGTCGCCCAGCTCGCCCGTCTGCGGTTCCGTATCGGCACCGGCACGGTCAGCTTCACCTGGGGCGAGGCAGCCCTCATCGTCGGGCTGTACCTGGTGCCAGCGGGCTGGCTGCCAGTGGCAACCGCAGTCGGCGTGAGTGCGGCCTGGACGCTGTTGTCGATGTTCGCCGAGCCGCGGACGGTGCCGGAGATCGCCCGGGTCACCGCCTCGCTGACCGTCGCGGTCGCCGCGGCGGGGCTGCTCACCCGGGTCGTGTCCGATCCGTACGGCCAGCCGCTGACTCCGCCACTGGCCGGTGCCCTGGCGCTGGGCGCGGTCACCTATCTGCTCGTCACCGCAGGCCTGGCCGCGGTGACGATCGCCCTGCGCCACGGCCGACCCTTCGGCGCCACCCTGCTGCACGCGCTGCGCAACAAGGTGCTGATGTTCGTCGGCAACGTGCTGGTCGGCCTCGGCACGGTGACCGTTCTGGACCACGATCCGCGCTGGCTGCTGCTGCTGCCACCGGTGCTGTGGCTGCTGCAGCAGACCTACGGGCACTGGCTGCGGGTCGAGGACGAGCGGCGGGCCTGGCAGGAGTTCGCCCAGGCGACCCACGCGCTGAACCAGCTGGACGAGCCGAGCGTGGCCGGTGCCGGCGTGGTCGGCGGCCTGGCGCTGTTCGGTGCCGAGCGGGTCGAGGTGGATGTCCGGCGCGCCGACGGCCGGCTGTGGCGTTACGTCGGAGACGACAGCGGCCAACTGCACGGCGCGCAGGCACCCGCCGAGGCGCGAACAGCTGCGGTACGGGTGCCGGGGCACGACGCCGGATCCGCTCCGTACGCCGACGTCGAACCCAACGACCGGGTCCTGGTGCATCCGCTCACCGTCGGTGCGACCACGGTCGGCGTGCTCCGGGTCCACCTTCCGGTCGGTGCGCTGCCGGGTGCCCGGGACCGCAACGCGCTCTCCGCCTTCGGCCACGCGCTGGCCGCCGCGCTGCACGACGCCACCACCCACCGCGAGCTCGCCAGCCTCAGCGCCCGGGCCGCCCACGAGTCGACGCACGACCCGGTGACCGGGCTGCTCAACCGGTCGGCGCTGCTGACCGGCGGGGACGCCGCCCTGCAGGAACTCGGCAACGACCATCAGGTAGCCCTGCTGATGCTGGACATCAAGGGCTTCAAAGAGGTCAACGACACCCTCGGCAACGCCGCCGGGGACGAGCTGCTGCAGGCCGCGGCACGTCGGTTGCGGGCCCGGACCGGCTCCGGTGAGCTGCTCGGCCGGCTCGGCAACGACGAGTTCGCCGTACTGCTGACGTCGCTGGCACCGCCGTCGGGGGCCACCGGCGACCGGAGCTCGCCCACCGGGACGGCGATGCGGCGGGCCCGCGAGATGATCACCGCGCTGGCGGAGCCGACCGAGGTCGCCGGGGTGCGGATGTCGGTCGAGAGCGCCCTCGGCGTGGTGGTCGCCGGAGCCGGCACCGCCGACATGAACGAGCTGCTGCGCCGGGCCAACATCGCGATGAGCCAGGCGAAGGAGATCGGCGGCAGCGTCGCCGGCTACGACAGCGCCAAGGACGCCGCCAGCACCGACCAGCTGGCGCTGCTGGCCGAGCTGCGCGCCGCGCTCGACACCGACGACCAGCTCGAACTCGCTTTGCAGCCGGCGGTGGACCTCGCCACCGGCGCGCCCACCGGGGTCGAGGCGCTGATCCGGTGGCGGCACCCGCGACGCGGCCGGCTCACCCCGGTCGACTTCGTCCGGGCGGTGGAGGGCAGCGAACTGCTCGCCCCCTTCACCCGGTACGTCGTCGACCGTGCCCTGTCGGTGGCGGCGCAGTGGGCGGCGCAGGACATCGACGTGCCGATCTCGGTCAACATCTCGGCCCGCAGCCTGCTCGACCCGCAACTGCCGGCCGAGATCGGCGAGCTGCTGCGCCGGCATCAGGTGCCGGCCCGGCGGCTGGTGCTGGAGATCACCGAGACGGTGGTGATGAGCGAGCTGGAGATCATCGACGAGGTGCTGGGCACGCTGCGGGAGATGGGCGTGCAACTGGCGGTCGACGACTTCGGCACCGGATTCTCGTCGCTGGCCTTCCTGACCCGGGTCCCGGTGGACGAACTCAAGGTCGACCGGTCGTTCGTGATGAACATGATCGATTCGCCGGCGGACGCCGCGATCGTCCGGCACACCGTCCATCTCGGCCGGGACATGGGGCTGCGGGTGGTCGCCGAAGGGGTCGAGACGGCCGACCAGCGGGCGACGCTCGCCGCGCTCGGCTGCGCCGCCGCGCAGGGCTACCACTTCTTCAAGCCGATGCCGGCGGACAAGATCGTCACCGTACTGCGGTCGTTGCTCGACTCCGCCCAGGCCCAGATCTACCCGCTGCGGGCGGACGGCGCCTCGTGA
- the mca gene encoding mycothiol conjugate amidase Mca: MAEQLRLMAVHAHPDDESSKGAATMARYVAEGAQVLVVTCTGGERGSVLNPKLDRPDVWENIAEIRRAEMDAARAILGVEQAWLGFVDSGLPEGDPLPPLPAGCFALEPVEQAAAPLVRLIREFRPHVVTTYDEDGGYPHPDHIMCNRVSLAAFDAAGDASRYPQLGEPWQPLKLYYCMGFTRARILALHEGMIAAGLESPYVEWMDRWEDRPDKGDRITTRVECADYFPVRDDALRAHATQVDPDGFWFQVPMEVQRQAWPTEDYELVRSSVTSPMPESDLFAGVREWLDRA; this comes from the coding sequence TTGGCTGAGCAACTGCGTCTGATGGCGGTTCACGCGCATCCGGACGACGAGTCCAGCAAAGGTGCGGCGACGATGGCGCGTTACGTCGCCGAAGGCGCCCAGGTGCTGGTGGTCACCTGCACCGGAGGCGAGCGGGGCAGTGTGCTCAATCCGAAGCTGGACCGGCCGGACGTGTGGGAGAACATCGCCGAGATCCGGCGGGCGGAGATGGACGCCGCGCGGGCGATCCTCGGCGTCGAGCAGGCCTGGCTGGGGTTCGTCGACTCGGGCCTGCCCGAGGGCGACCCACTGCCGCCGCTGCCGGCGGGCTGCTTCGCCCTGGAGCCGGTCGAGCAGGCCGCCGCGCCGCTGGTGCGGTTGATCCGGGAGTTCCGTCCGCACGTGGTGACCACCTACGACGAGGACGGCGGCTATCCGCATCCGGACCACATCATGTGCAACCGGGTCAGCCTGGCCGCGTTCGACGCCGCCGGGGACGCGTCGCGGTACCCGCAGCTCGGTGAGCCGTGGCAGCCGTTGAAGCTGTACTACTGCATGGGCTTCACCCGGGCCCGGATCCTCGCCCTGCACGAGGGGATGATCGCCGCCGGCCTGGAGTCGCCGTACGTGGAGTGGATGGACCGGTGGGAGGACCGCCCGGACAAGGGCGACCGGATCACCACCCGGGTCGAGTGCGCCGACTACTTCCCGGTCCGCGACGACGCGCTGCGTGCCCACGCGACGCAGGTCGATCCGGACGGATTCTGGTTCCAGGTGCCGATGGAGGTGCAGCGGCAGGCCTGGCCGACGGAGGACTACGAACTGGTGCGGTCGTCGGTGACCAGCCCGATGCCGGAATCCGACCTTTTCGCCGGAGTACGGGAGTGGTTGGACCGGGCCTGA
- a CDS encoding DUF4307 domain-containing protein produces the protein MFPPGRYGRRRASRRRRPWLVAVLVALAVLAGLVVTVRLYTLYGDPTYDPKVITYTGATEEAILIDFAVTVPPGGAATCLVRARSRDGAEVGRDEVTVRAAPGERQIRTTHRLSTERQAFLGEVTRCRPAD, from the coding sequence ATGTTCCCACCCGGGCGGTACGGCCGACGCCGCGCGTCCCGCCGTCGCCGGCCCTGGCTGGTCGCGGTGCTGGTCGCCCTGGCGGTGCTGGCCGGGCTGGTGGTCACGGTCCGGCTCTACACGCTCTACGGCGATCCGACGTACGACCCGAAGGTGATCACGTACACCGGGGCGACCGAGGAGGCGATCCTGATCGACTTCGCGGTGACGGTGCCGCCCGGTGGCGCCGCCACCTGCCTGGTCCGGGCGCGCTCGCGCGACGGCGCGGAGGTCGGCCGGGACGAGGTGACGGTCCGGGCCGCACCGGGCGAACGGCAGATCCGGACCACCCACCGACTGTCCACCGAGCGGCAGGCGTTTCTCGGCGAGGTCACCCGCTGCCGGCCGGCCGACTGA
- the greA gene encoding transcription elongation factor GreA gives MSTTDREAPATWLSQDAYDRLKAELDELIAGRTVIAAEINARREEGDLRENGGYHAAREEQGKQEARIRYLQELLRTAQVGEAPNADAVAPGTVVTIHFDDDPADTETFLLGSREISSTTELTVYSPESALGKAILGARKGQTVTYTAPSGADIKVTVDTFEPFAG, from the coding sequence GTGTCCACGACCGACCGCGAGGCGCCCGCCACCTGGCTGTCCCAGGACGCTTACGACCGGCTCAAGGCCGAGCTTGACGAGTTGATCGCCGGTCGCACGGTGATCGCCGCCGAGATCAACGCCCGGCGTGAGGAAGGCGACCTACGGGAGAACGGCGGATACCACGCCGCCCGGGAGGAGCAGGGCAAGCAGGAGGCGCGTATCCGCTACCTGCAGGAGCTGCTGCGTACCGCGCAGGTGGGCGAGGCCCCGAACGCCGACGCCGTGGCACCCGGGACGGTCGTCACGATCCACTTCGACGACGATCCGGCCGACACCGAGACCTTCCTGCTCGGCTCGCGGGAGATCTCCTCGACGACCGAGCTGACCGTCTACAGCCCGGAGTCGGCGCTCGGTAAGGCGATCCTCGGGGCACGCAAGGGGCAGACGGTGACCTACACCGCGCCCAGCGGCGCGGACATCAAGGTCACCGTCGACACCTTCGAGCCCTTCGCCGGCTGA
- the ilvA gene encoding threonine ammonia-lyase, with product MPDLVTLADVVAARTALADVVRVTPLEPSRPLTELLGGPVWLKCEHLQRAGSYKVRGAYLRISRLTAQQRQRGVVAASAGNHAQGVALAAGLLDIAATVFMPVGAPLPKVAATKRYGAQVEFAGATVDEALDAAREHAERTGAVLIHPFDHPDVIAGQGTVALEILEQCPQVTTIVTAVGGGGLVSGIAVAVKALRPDVRVIGVQADNAAAFPPSLSAGAPVRLDSMRTIADGIAVGRPGELTFAHVSKLVDEIVTVSEEEISQALLMLLERGKQVVEPAGSAAVAALLSGAVRPATPTVAVLSGGNIDPLLLLRVIEYGLAAAGRYLRLTIRCGDRPGELAAVLSLIAEQRANVVDVEHQRRSPRLRLGEVEVGLSVETRGPEHSEALVGALRGRGYQVSFAATETG from the coding sequence ATGCCGGACCTGGTCACCCTCGCGGACGTCGTCGCCGCCCGTACGGCTCTCGCCGACGTGGTACGGGTCACCCCGCTGGAGCCGTCCCGGCCGTTGACCGAGCTGCTCGGCGGTCCGGTGTGGCTCAAGTGCGAGCACCTGCAACGCGCCGGCTCCTACAAGGTCCGTGGCGCCTATCTGCGGATCTCCCGGCTGACCGCGCAGCAACGGCAGCGCGGCGTCGTCGCCGCCAGCGCCGGCAACCACGCCCAGGGGGTCGCTCTCGCCGCCGGCCTGCTGGACATCGCCGCCACGGTGTTCATGCCGGTGGGCGCGCCGCTGCCGAAGGTCGCCGCCACCAAACGGTACGGCGCCCAGGTCGAGTTCGCCGGGGCCACCGTGGACGAGGCGCTGGACGCCGCCCGGGAGCACGCCGAGCGGACCGGGGCGGTGCTGATCCACCCGTTCGACCATCCGGACGTCATCGCCGGCCAGGGCACCGTGGCGCTGGAGATCCTGGAGCAGTGTCCGCAGGTCACCACGATCGTCACGGCGGTAGGTGGCGGCGGGCTGGTCTCCGGGATCGCGGTCGCGGTCAAGGCGCTGCGGCCGGACGTGCGGGTGATCGGCGTACAGGCCGACAACGCGGCGGCGTTCCCGCCGTCGCTGTCGGCCGGTGCGCCGGTGCGACTGGACTCCATGCGCACGATCGCCGACGGCATCGCCGTCGGGCGGCCCGGCGAGCTCACCTTCGCCCACGTCAGCAAGCTGGTGGACGAGATCGTGACGGTGTCGGAGGAGGAGATCTCCCAGGCCCTGCTGATGCTGCTGGAACGTGGCAAGCAGGTGGTCGAACCGGCCGGGTCGGCCGCCGTCGCCGCGTTGCTGTCCGGTGCCGTACGGCCGGCCACGCCGACCGTCGCGGTGCTCTCCGGTGGCAACATCGACCCGTTGCTGCTGTTGCGGGTGATCGAGTACGGGCTCGCCGCCGCCGGGCGCTACCTGCGGTTGACGATCCGGTGCGGCGACCGCCCCGGCGAGCTGGCCGCGGTGCTGTCGCTGATCGCCGAGCAGCGGGCCAACGTGGTCGACGTCGAACACCAGCGCCGCAGCCCCCGGTTGCGACTCGGTGAGGTGGAGGTCGGGCTGTCCGTGGAGACCCGGGGGCCGGAGCATTCGGAAGCCCTGGTCGGTGCGCTGCGCGGCCGGGGTTACCAGGTCAGCTTCGCCGCGACCGAAACCGGCTGA
- a CDS encoding DUF4328 domain-containing protein, with protein MIQVDPATAARHAVAGVEEDDVDDQAASVPCATCGGQVGSGRRYCLRCNTPVGEPAVRPGVRTYRTHTLGTVTCVAIGAVVAAEVGYASWPLAVALLAEAGVVGDGDLLVLAALTVDLAFGLLTAALIVAACVPMIMWTYRVRSNLDAFPGAGATMSRGWAIAGWLVPVANLFVPYRVVANAARDSLWQAATPVVVRVWWAAFLGYQLLNRVASRQGDRVFTEVVDSAFPVSLTAFRAEFVSLVPGRVLAATASGVAAASIVIVIRQVSRAQEERLARAWPQVYDGARV; from the coding sequence ATGATCCAGGTTGACCCGGCCACCGCCGCCCGACATGCTGTCGCGGGCGTGGAGGAGGACGACGTGGACGATCAGGCGGCCAGTGTGCCGTGCGCGACCTGCGGCGGGCAGGTCGGTTCCGGGCGACGGTACTGCCTGCGGTGCAACACCCCGGTCGGCGAGCCGGCGGTGCGGCCCGGGGTGCGTACGTACCGTACCCACACCCTCGGGACCGTGACCTGCGTGGCGATCGGCGCCGTGGTGGCCGCCGAGGTCGGGTACGCCAGCTGGCCGTTGGCCGTCGCGCTGCTCGCCGAGGCCGGTGTGGTCGGCGACGGCGACCTGCTGGTCCTCGCGGCGCTCACCGTCGATCTCGCGTTCGGGCTGCTGACCGCCGCGCTGATCGTGGCCGCCTGCGTACCGATGATCATGTGGACCTACCGGGTCCGGTCCAACTTGGACGCTTTCCCCGGCGCAGGCGCGACGATGAGCCGGGGCTGGGCGATCGCCGGTTGGCTGGTGCCGGTCGCCAACTTATTCGTGCCGTACCGGGTGGTGGCCAACGCGGCCCGGGACAGCCTGTGGCAGGCCGCCACCCCGGTGGTGGTCCGGGTCTGGTGGGCGGCCTTCCTCGGCTACCAGCTGCTGAACAGGGTGGCGAGCCGGCAGGGCGACCGGGTGTTCACCGAGGTCGTGGATTCGGCGTTCCCGGTGAGCCTGACCGCGTTCCGCGCCGAGTTCGTCTCGCTGGTGCCCGGGCGGGTGCTCGCCGCGACGGCCAGTGGCGTCGCCGCCGCGTCGATCGTGATCGTCATCCGGCAGGTCAGTCGGGCCCAGGAGGAACGGCTCGCCCGAGCCTGGCCCCAGGTGTACGACGGAGCGCGGGTCTGA